The following proteins are co-located in the Pedobacter sp. FW305-3-2-15-E-R2A2 genome:
- a CDS encoding sterol desaturase family protein — translation MNQTFEHIILAFLLTIGRYFFIAGIFFLVFYLLFPKSLLRNKIQGKLAGTADFLREILHSSVSSMVLAVMALMALSENIRGYTFIYTDLHAYPLWWIPVSLLLTLIVHDTYFYWMHRILHHKKLFKATHLVHHQSTNPSPWAAYSFHFFEAIAEGGVMIVLVFAMPLHPLTLMLFAFSSFVINVYGHLGYEIMPRGFRNTFLFEIINTSTFHNLHHQKFKGNYGLYLRVWDRLMKTEHPDYVKDYDRIQEQRFGNLQNDTLVKAK, via the coding sequence ATGAATCAAACTTTTGAGCATATCATTTTGGCATTTCTCCTCACGATAGGTCGTTATTTTTTTATTGCAGGTATCTTTTTTTTAGTTTTTTACCTGCTTTTCCCCAAGAGCTTGCTGCGAAATAAAATTCAAGGCAAGCTGGCGGGAACGGCCGATTTCCTGCGCGAGATCCTGCATTCTTCCGTGTCCAGTATGGTGCTGGCCGTGATGGCATTAATGGCCCTGTCTGAAAACATACGGGGATATACGTTTATCTATACCGATTTGCATGCCTATCCGCTCTGGTGGATTCCGGTCAGTTTATTACTCACCTTAATCGTGCACGACACTTATTTTTACTGGATGCACCGGATATTGCACCATAAAAAGCTGTTTAAGGCGACACACCTGGTACACCATCAATCTACCAATCCTTCGCCATGGGCTGCTTATTCCTTTCATTTTTTTGAAGCGATAGCGGAAGGAGGAGTGATGATCGTATTGGTCTTTGCGATGCCTTTGCATCCTTTAACATTGATGCTGTTTGCCTTTTCTTCTTTTGTGATCAATGTTTACGGACACCTTGGTTATGAAATTATGCCAAGAGGATTCCGGAATACTTTCCTTTTCGAAATCATCAATACTTCTACTTTTCATAACCTGCACCACCAGAAGTTTAAAGGAAATTATGGATTGTATTTAAGGGTATGGGACAGGTTGATGAAAACAGAACATCCGGATTATGTGAAAGATTATGACCGCATACAGGAGCAGCGATTTGGGAATTTACAAAACGATACCCTTGTTAAAGCAAAATAA
- a CDS encoding Gldg family protein: MKKIIQIARLELSLLFYSPIAWLMLLILFVQMSMGFTPKLPDLARGREFMGLTERLYMSIDYGGVLSAILDKLYLYIPLITMGIISRETSSGSIKLLYSSPVKLSQVIYGKFTAMLVYNLMIIGVIALFVMIGAVYIPHFDYPHVLVALLAIYLMLNAFAAIGIFVSSLTTYQAVAAISTFVALGFMNYIGTVGQGVDFVRDLTHSLSMPDRTARMMAGLLNSRDVIYYLVISGMFLAFTITKLELERLSKTVMQQVMRYGLIVLTGLAITYVTSRQQMIGYYDATATKQNTISKNTQEILKKMGDEPVEVTQYINGLEDSYNKATPKQRIEDIARWEPYLRFKPNIKLKWVYYYDSIPGITEQLKKQKVTFNYYVMFMSNLMKLDLRKFLTPAEIKKKINLEGENARVVMHLKYKGKTTFLRTFSPDSHFWPKEAETGAALKRLIVNAPKIVFATDGYQRGMDKIGDRDYKTLTNTKLSRGSMINQGFDVDSVSLENGEIPAGIAALVIADPKVAFGPAALSKLRKYIGQGGNLMIAGEPGKQGVINPLLDSLGVKMLDGTLVQESKDYSNDLVVPNLAAGAVAMTPELQPYYLRKWVVSMPGAAALSYDPNGPFVVHPLLTTNAESSWLKNGKLVLDSAAAIFDAKAGDQRGSFPTALMLSRNRNHKEQRIMVSGDADFLSNAELSRMNMQTINGGFALGVFKWFAYGEFPIDTSRPETKDNVTTLTKTSAKTLQVFYYGIIPGAIFLLGLVILIRRKRK, from the coding sequence ATGAAGAAAATCATACAGATAGCCAGGCTGGAACTTAGCCTGCTATTTTATTCGCCGATTGCCTGGTTAATGTTGCTCATCCTGTTTGTACAGATGAGTATGGGCTTTACCCCAAAATTACCTGATTTAGCCCGTGGGCGAGAATTTATGGGTCTGACGGAGCGTCTATATATGAGTATAGATTATGGGGGTGTCCTGAGTGCTATTCTGGATAAACTGTACCTCTATATTCCTTTGATCACGATGGGGATCATCAGCAGGGAAACCAGTAGCGGAAGTATCAAATTACTGTATTCTTCTCCGGTAAAACTAAGCCAGGTGATTTACGGGAAATTTACAGCTATGCTCGTTTATAACCTGATGATCATCGGGGTGATCGCGCTGTTTGTAATGATTGGCGCTGTTTATATCCCGCATTTTGATTATCCACATGTTTTAGTGGCACTATTGGCCATTTATTTAATGCTCAATGCTTTTGCGGCCATTGGGATTTTTGTATCCAGCTTAACTACTTATCAGGCCGTTGCCGCCATCAGTACTTTTGTGGCACTGGGTTTTATGAATTATATCGGTACCGTTGGACAAGGGGTTGATTTTGTGCGCGACCTGACCCATAGCTTGTCTATGCCCGACCGGACCGCACGTATGATGGCCGGATTACTGAACAGTCGTGATGTGATTTACTACCTCGTGATTTCCGGGATGTTCCTGGCTTTCACGATTACCAAGCTGGAATTAGAAAGGCTATCGAAAACCGTAATGCAACAAGTGATGCGATATGGCCTGATTGTATTGACCGGCTTAGCGATCACCTATGTGACTTCCCGTCAGCAGATGATTGGTTATTACGATGCTACGGCTACCAAGCAGAATACCATCAGCAAAAATACACAGGAAATCCTCAAAAAGATGGGTGATGAGCCTGTAGAGGTGACCCAATATATCAATGGTCTGGAAGATTCCTATAATAAAGCTACACCGAAACAGCGGATCGAGGACATTGCCCGTTGGGAGCCTTACCTGCGTTTCAAACCAAATATTAAGCTAAAATGGGTATACTATTACGACAGCATACCAGGGATTACGGAGCAATTGAAAAAACAGAAGGTCACTTTTAATTATTATGTGATGTTCATGTCGAACCTGATGAAACTCGACCTCCGTAAGTTTCTGACACCTGCAGAAATCAAGAAGAAGATCAACCTGGAAGGGGAAAACGCACGGGTGGTGATGCATTTGAAATATAAAGGTAAAACGACATTTTTAAGGACATTTTCTCCGGATAGTCATTTCTGGCCTAAAGAGGCGGAGACCGGAGCAGCATTAAAACGCCTGATCGTGAATGCGCCTAAAATTGTTTTTGCAACCGATGGCTATCAGCGCGGGATGGACAAAATAGGGGATAGAGATTATAAAACTTTAACCAATACCAAGCTGAGCAGGGGATCCATGATCAACCAGGGATTTGATGTAGACAGTGTTTCTTTGGAAAATGGGGAGATCCCTGCAGGTATCGCGGCATTGGTGATTGCTGATCCTAAAGTGGCATTTGGTCCGGCTGCCCTCAGTAAGCTGCGGAAATATATCGGTCAGGGTGGAAACCTGATGATTGCAGGGGAGCCGGGTAAGCAGGGCGTCATCAATCCATTGCTGGATTCCCTTGGGGTAAAAATGCTGGACGGAACACTTGTTCAGGAGAGCAAAGATTATTCGAATGACCTGGTGGTTCCAAATTTAGCGGCAGGAGCAGTGGCGATGACTCCGGAATTGCAACCTTATTACCTGCGTAAATGGGTGGTTTCCATGCCTGGAGCAGCGGCTTTAAGCTATGATCCTAATGGTCCTTTTGTTGTACATCCTTTATTAACGACCAATGCGGAAAGCAGCTGGTTGAAAAATGGAAAACTGGTGCTGGATTCGGCAGCAGCAATATTTGATGCTAAAGCCGGCGATCAGCGGGGAAGTTTTCCGACCGCATTGATGTTGTCCAGAAACCGGAACCATAAAGAACAAAGGATCATGGTGTCTGGTGATGCCGACTTTTTGAGCAACGCGGAGTTGTCGCGCATGAACATGCAAACCATTAACGGAGGTTTTGCTTTAGGGGTGTTCAAATGGTTTGCCTATGGGGAATTTCCGATAGATACGAGCAGGCCGGAAACTAAAGACAATGTGACTACGCTGACCAAGACCAGCGCAAAGACATTACAGGTATTTTATTATGGGATCATCCCCGGGGCCATCTTCCTGCTTGGATTGGTGATCCTGATTCGCAGAAAACGTAAATAA